The sequence TTCACGCTCGAGTACCGAGCGCAGCCCCTGCCGAAGAATCGCGTGATCGTCGACGAGGACGAGCCGGACCATCGACGTTGCTCGTGCAGACCTCGCCTCGTCCTGCATCGGAGTTCGCATCGTCATCGCTCCACCTCGTTGTCGTTGTCTCCCCCGGAAGGTCTGTCGCCAAGAGGAATTCGTGCAGCCACTCGCACTCCGCCGAGTCGCGCCCTGGCCACTTCGAAGGTTCCACCGAATTCCGCAGCCCGGGCCTGCATGTTCGCCAGACCACGATGGTGTCCGTCCAGGTCGTTGTTTGCCGCCATCCGCAACATGAGCCGCATCTGCTTCGGATCCCCGTCCCCGTCGTCGGCGACGGACAGGAGTACAGAATCCGCCGAATAGGTCAGGCGCAGAACGGCGCGCGTCGCGTTGGCGTGGACAGCAGCGTTGAACAAGGCCTCGCCGGCAATGCGCAGCAGCGCGTGCTCGCGGTCACACGACAGCTCCGCCGGTGTTCCGCCGACCCGGACGCTGACCTCGAGGTCGTCGGGCATGTGCACCACACCGAGCTGCTCGAGCATCCCGGGCAGCGACGTGCGGTCCGAACTCTTGGAGTGATTGAGCGCGTAGATGGCCGAGCGTAATTGCTCTACCGCGCGACGAGTGAGATCCTTGGCCAGGTCGAGTCTTTCGCGACGTTCGTCGTCGGGCACTCCGCTCCGACACACCTCGATCTGCATTCCGGCCGAGAGTACCGCCTGCGTGACACTGTCGTGGAGCTCACGGGCGATGCGGTGGCGTTCCTCGTCGAGTACCTGATGCCGGTGCGCGGCCCCGAGCTGACGTTGGGTGGACTCGAGTTCGGCGTTGCGGACCGCAAGATCCGACGCGGTCCGTCGCGCCTCCGCATATGCATGCTCGGCGTGTTCGAGGAGCCGCTGACCGCGTTGGTAGAGCGCCGAATTCTGCAGGGCTACCGCGGTTTGGCTCGCCAGAATACTCAGTACCGCACCATCGGTGGTGTCGAGTGTGCGTTGCGGCGCCGTCCACGCAGCAAAGGCGCCCACCACTCCGCCCTCGAGCACGATCGGCACGAACGCATGGTGCGCGTCGATGACGGGCGCCCTGCCGGTGCGGGCGGACCTGATGTCGCCGAGACACGTGACCACCTCGTCCGGCAGCGGGGGTCCCTCGACGTTGTCGACGAGAAACGGGGTGGCGTCCGGTCCGAGAACCAGCCGGCGGGGACCGGCATCGGGCAGCATGCCGTCCGCCAGGGCGAATGCCACCCAGCGCGCGTCGAGGTGGGCGCGCGCCGCCTCTGCCACCGCGCAGATCAACGTCTCGGGCCCCTCGACCGTTCGCACCAGCGCCCGGGAGATCAGCTCGAGCGCATGGACGACGCGCTCGAGACGTTCGGCGGCGCCGCGGTACTGCGGGTAGAACGTCGGTTTGCCCGACCGGAGTCCGGTGAGTGTCGAGAGGTCTGGGGCGTTCATCGGGCTCACATCGCAGTCCGGAAGAGTGCCACCATCTGCTGGTGTGTGGCCGTCCGCGGATTGGTGGACATGCAGGCGTCCCGCAGGGCGAACTCCGCAAGCCGCGGAAGGTCGGTGTCACGCACACCCAACTGCCCCAGACCTCGCGGCACACCGACCTCGCGAGCCAAACGCTCCACTCGGTCCGCGACCGCGAGGGCCGCTTCCTCGGGGGTTCCGCGATGTTCCTCCAGTCCGAGAGCCGCCGCGATCGCCACGAACGGGGCAGCGTCGCTGGCCGCATTGAACCGAATCACGTGTGGAAGCAGGACACCGTTGATCACGCCGTGCGGCAGGTCGAGCAGTCCACCGACCTGATGGCTCATGGCATGCGCCGCACCGAGAATGGCGTTGGTGAAGGCCAGGCCCGCTTCGAGGCTCGCCTGGGCCATGACGGCCCTCGGCTCCATCTCCAGCGGGTCTTCGATCGTGTGGACCAGGGTGTCGGTGACCAGCCCAATCGCGCGAAGCGCGTGATGGTCCGTGAGCGGGTTGTGCGCCAGCGAGACGAACGCCTCGATTCCGTGTGTGAGCGCGTCGAGCCCGGTGGCCGCATTGAGCCACTCCGGCATGGTCGTCAGCAGGCGGGGATCGATCACGGTGACGTCGGGAACCAGCGCGCGGCCGATGATCGTGATCTTGGTACCGCGGGCCGTGTCCGTCACGATGCAGAATTGCGACACGTCGGCACCGGTGCCGGACGTGGACGGGACCATGACCAGCGGAGGGATCGGACTGGTCGCCTGATCCACCCCCTCGTAGTCGAGAATGTTGCCCCCGTTCGCGGCGAGCACCGCGATTCCTTTGGTGGCATCGATCACCGAACCGCCTCCGAGTGCGATCAAGACATCGCATCCACCTTCCTGGTAGGCCTCGTGACCGGCCGCGACCTCGTGATCCTTCGGATTGGGCGTCAACGCACTCCACACAACGGGCGTCAGTCCCTGTTCCCGGAGCTGGTCCTGAAGTTCGGCCGCCCAGCCGGCGTCGATCAACCCGGGGTCGGTGACGAGCATCGGCCGCGAGCCGCCCAGTCGGAGGACGGCGTGCGCGGCCTCCACCATCGACCCGACACCGAAGACTATTTCCGGTGCATGGAATTTGACCAGCCGGTCGGTAACGGTGGTGCGGGTGACCGGATACGACACAGACAAGACGACACTCCTCCCACGCCCCCGTGATGTGATCCAGGTTACAAGCGCTGAACCTCGACTCTACGGGTAGGGACGGACGCGCACACTGACCGAAGGGCAGGTCCGGCACCTACCCGATCGGGTAGGTAGGCAGCAGCCGTGATCAGGTCCGACCCTGCTCCACGACCCAGGCCGCGATCTGAGTCCGAGAGGCGAAGCCGAGCTTGGCGAGAAGGTGTTCGACGTGCCCCTGCGCGGTCCGAGGTGATATCACGAGCCGGGCAGCGATCTGCTTGTTGGTCAAGCCCTCGGCCACCAGGTCGGCAACCTCTCGCTCTCGTTTCGTCAGGTCGGCGCCGGCGCGCGAAGGGGAAGGACGCGTGGGAGACTGCTCGCCGAGCGCGAACGCCACAGCGTCGTCGACGGCCAGCGTTCTGCCCTCGTCCCACGCCGACTCGTATTCCCTTCTGCCGAGGGCACTGCGCGCACGCTGTTCGCATTCCTCGTGATAGACGAGCAGATCGGGGAACAGCACCGTCGAGCTTCTCGTAGATTTCGCCAGCGACTCCGCCGCTCCCATCAGAATCGCGGCGCGTCGTGGATCGCCGTCGCCTGCGACCCACGCCAACGTTTCCAGGCAGGTTGCCACGGTGACCGCGCTATCGACCCGCCAGGCCAATGCCAGCCCGTCCTCGACATACCGGGACGCCCGCCGGACATCGCCTTGAAGCCACAGGACTACGCCCATCGACCACATCGTGTGCGAACGGTACATCGACTCGCCGGTCGATTCCGTGATCTCGAGGACCCGCTCGTAGTGTTCGATCGCCCGAGCGGAGTCACCGAGCAGTGCCCTCACGCTGCCGAGCGAGTCCAGGACCTCGATGTGCAGGGCCGGCTGGCCACAGTCCCCGGACACCTCGAGGGCGGATTCCAAACACGCGAGCGCGCCGGGCAGATCTCCCGTGAACATCTTCAGCACACCCTCGGCATGAGAGATGTGCGCGCGGATCACGACGTTGTCGGTCTGTGCCGCGAGCGCCTTTCCTTCCGCAACCAGCGACGCCCCGGCAGCCACGTCGCCCTGGGCCTCGGCAAGCACACTGTTTCCGTACAGCGCAGCGACCCGTTCCTCGCTGACCTCGACCGGCGACGTCTCCAGGAACCGGTCGAGCCAGTGGCGGCCCTCGCTGAACATGCCTCGGGAGAGCCAGAACAGAAACAAGGCGGTCGCAAATCTCAACCCCGACACCGAATGCGGCTCGGTCAGACAGAACTTCATCGCCTCCCGCAAGTTCGGCTGCTCGCGGGCGACGCGGCGCATCCACGCCACCTGCTCGCGGCTGATCCACTTCGCCTTCGCATCTTCGACCAACTGCAAGTACCAGTCCCGGTGCCGCCGCCTCATGCGGTCGGCTTCGCCGGCTTCCGTCAACTTCTCGCTGCCGTAGTCGCGCAGCGTCTCGAGCATGCGGAACCGGACCACCGAGGCCGACTCCTCGCGGATGAGGATCGACTTGTCCACCAGCGAGGTGACCGAATCGAGCAGGTCCTCGGCATGGGCAGTACCTGCGCACACGCCTTCGGCCGCGTCGAGTTCGAAGCTGCCGGCGAACACCGACAGCTGCGCCCACAACTGCTGTTCCTGCTGGGTGCAGAGCTCATAACTCCAATCGATCGACAGACGCAGAGTCTGCTGCCGCGTGGGCGCGCCCCTGCTGCCGAGGGTCAGCAGAGCGTAACGGTCCGTCAGGCGACGCAGAATCTGCTCGGCCGACATGGCTCGCAGCCGCGCCGCTGCCAGTTCGATCGGGAGTGGTAAGCCGTCCAGTCGCTGACATATCAGCGCCACCGTGTCCGTGTTCTCCTCGGTGACCTCGAAGCCCGGCACCGCGG comes from Rhodococcus oxybenzonivorans and encodes:
- a CDS encoding MadS family sensor histidine kinase encodes the protein MNAPDLSTLTGLRSGKPTFYPQYRGAAERLERVVHALELISRALVRTVEGPETLICAVAEAARAHLDARWVAFALADGMLPDAGPRRLVLGPDATPFLVDNVEGPPLPDEVVTCLGDIRSARTGRAPVIDAHHAFVPIVLEGGVVGAFAAWTAPQRTLDTTDGAVLSILASQTAVALQNSALYQRGQRLLEHAEHAYAEARRTASDLAVRNAELESTQRQLGAAHRHQVLDEERHRIARELHDSVTQAVLSAGMQIEVCRSGVPDDERRERLDLAKDLTRRAVEQLRSAIYALNHSKSSDRTSLPGMLEQLGVVHMPDDLEVSVRVGGTPAELSCDREHALLRIAGEALFNAAVHANATRAVLRLTYSADSVLLSVADDGDGDPKQMRLMLRMAANNDLDGHHRGLANMQARAAEFGGTFEVARARLGGVRVAARIPLGDRPSGGDNDNEVER
- a CDS encoding iron-containing alcohol dehydrogenase, whose protein sequence is MSVSYPVTRTTVTDRLVKFHAPEIVFGVGSMVEAAHAVLRLGGSRPMLVTDPGLIDAGWAAELQDQLREQGLTPVVWSALTPNPKDHEVAAGHEAYQEGGCDVLIALGGGSVIDATKGIAVLAANGGNILDYEGVDQATSPIPPLVMVPSTSGTGADVSQFCIVTDTARGTKITIIGRALVPDVTVIDPRLLTTMPEWLNAATGLDALTHGIEAFVSLAHNPLTDHHALRAIGLVTDTLVHTIEDPLEMEPRAVMAQASLEAGLAFTNAILGAAHAMSHQVGGLLDLPHGVINGVLLPHVIRFNAASDAAPFVAIAAALGLEEHRGTPEEAALAVADRVERLAREVGVPRGLGQLGVRDTDLPRLAEFALRDACMSTNPRTATHQQMVALFRTAM
- a CDS encoding protein kinase domain-containing protein gives rise to the protein MVPTAEDPLETQRDVASNVAAELTAAGFEEAHEIGHGGFGVVYRCVQPELDRTVAVKVLTAELDEENTARFFREQRAMGRLTGHPNIVNVLQVGVTRSGRPYIVMPYHSQDSLDARIRKSGPLPLGEVLRLGVKIAGALETGHRLGILHRDVKPANILLTDYGEPALTDFGIAHISGGFETATGTVTGSPAFTAPEVLRGDPPSPASDIYGLGATLFCAVTGHAAFERRSGEQVIAQFLRITSQPVPDLREKGIPEDASAVVARAMAADPADRPATAAELGDELRQMEADNGLPVDDMAAPQHAPGRSQARSRLPAQPTAHSLIGADGNLPLELTSFIGRRRELTEAKAKLSDARLVTLTGIGGVGKTRLALRVAADVRRGFADGAWLVELGELHDESLLVDVVAAALGLRDGPASLGKDTLVDFLAARRILLVFDNCEQVVGAVAKLSETLLRSCPDVRVLATSREPLGIGGEVVLRVPPLTVPDRARPPSLQAMPRYDAVTLFADRAAAAVPGFEVTEENTDTVALICQRLDGLPLPIELAAARLRAMSAEQILRRLTDRYALLTLGSRGAPTRQQTLRLSIDWSYELCTQQEQQLWAQLSVFAGSFELDAAEGVCAGTAHAEDLLDSVTSLVDKSILIREESASVVRFRMLETLRDYGSEKLTEAGEADRMRRRHRDWYLQLVEDAKAKWISREQVAWMRRVAREQPNLREAMKFCLTEPHSVSGLRFATALFLFWLSRGMFSEGRHWLDRFLETSPVEVSEERVAALYGNSVLAEAQGDVAAGASLVAEGKALAAQTDNVVIRAHISHAEGVLKMFTGDLPGALACLESALEVSGDCGQPALHIEVLDSLGSVRALLGDSARAIEHYERVLEITESTGESMYRSHTMWSMGVVLWLQGDVRRASRYVEDGLALAWRVDSAVTVATCLETLAWVAGDGDPRRAAILMGAAESLAKSTRSSTVLFPDLLVYHEECEQRARSALGRREYESAWDEGRTLAVDDAVAFALGEQSPTRPSPSRAGADLTKREREVADLVAEGLTNKQIAARLVISPRTAQGHVEHLLAKLGFASRTQIAAWVVEQGRT